The nucleotide sequence AAAAATTTTCCTACTCAGGTGAGATTCACAGGTGAGAAATTGTTAAGAGCCTAATGTTTGCTAGGAACAAAGACTGCTGTGGTGTCCTAGAGAACAACAGGGCTGACAAGGAACCGAGGCCTTAAGGTCAGTTCTCATGCTTTGTGTGGCTGAAGGGGATCAGTATTCTCACATCTGAGGCATTTTTTAACAAAGTTTCAGAATATCATGTGTTTGATTCTTGTGGTGGTGGTCTTCAGAACTGGAAGGACTTGGATCAAATGGTAAGgacttaatttctgtttttattactaattaCAGCCAGGAACTCATAATTGTGTCTCTGGCAAGTCATCTAATAGAACCCAAGTTTGTGAAAGGGCCTTGGATTGGTATCACGGATTGAAAAAGATTGAGACACTCATCTTAATATTACCCAGAATACTTAGCTTGAAGGTGACATTAAATAAATAGATGTGGATACCTGATTGATTGAATCAATGTAACTTATCCCTATTATCCCTTTTAAATATGGCATAACTTGGTTTAGACAGGCAAGCACTTTGTGACAAGCTGAGTTCAGTTAGACTCTTAGGTTGCTGGGGAATTCTCCATGAAAAGGGTAATTTCATATAATAGGTGCACTAATGGCCTAGATTCTTATGACTCATTCTACAGCAGAGCAGTTGAAGGACAAACAGGAGCTGGATTCACTGATAGTCTTCCAAGGGAAATGGCAGGCCAAGTCTAGAGTCTGGTGCCCTAACTTACAGTCCAGGGCTGTCTCTACCACGTCATTTGTCAGCTAGGTGATGCAAACTCTTTTAAACTTTTTGCACTATTGTTTCACTTGCTCCTTCTAGCATTTTACAGTGgaggagcacagagaggttaagcaacttttcTAAGGCTACTTGGCTAGTAAGTGGAGTTGCTGGGATTCAAAGCTAGGCAGTCTGgctcaggttctgatcctggttAAACGGGTATCATATTCTTCACAAAATCATTTTTCGGACATTTCTGCCCAactcagatgctcaatgatacaGTTATTATAATAATGAGGTATTGCAAGTTAAAATGTGAGAATAGgagatgtgaagatggaggctcCTGGCATCTTCATACCTAAGTTTTAGCTACCCTTTATGGAAAATCTTCCCCAGCTCTAAAATCAGTTAGATGGGGACATCAGGTCCTTCAGATATTAATCGGTTGTGTGATTGGAAAAAGGGAGTATGTGTGTCATATAATGGTAAAATAATTTTCAGGATTGTTCTGGAGAAGACCTGTCCTCACCAGGATCATGTTCATGTTGTTGTACAGGTGGGAAAGATAATGGCTCCTGCTGGGAACCAGAGCAGTGGTGTGACTGAGTTCATCCTGGCAGGTTTCCCGAATCTCAACAGCACAAAAGCagaattattttctgtcttcctcctTGTCTATCTGCTGACTCTAACAGGCAATGTGTTGATTGTCGGGGTGGTAGGAGCTGATACTCGCCTGCAGACTCCCATGTATTTCTTTCTGGGTAATCTGTCCTGCTTAGAGATCCTGCTCACTTCTGTCATCATTCCCAAGATTCTGAGCAATTTCCTCTCAAGGCAACACACTATTTCTTTTGCTGCGTGCATTACCCAATTctatttctacttctttcttgGGGCCTCTGAGTTCCTGCTGTTGGCTGTCATGTCTGTGGATCGCTACCTGGCCATCTGTCATCCCCTGCAGTACCCCTTGCTCATGAATGGTACTGTGTGCTTTCAGGTGGCCTTGGCCTGCTGGATGGGGGGACTCCTCCCTGTTCTTGGCCCCACAGTGGTTGTGGCCTTGCTTCCCTTCTGTGAACAGGATGCTGTGGTGCAGCACTTCTTTTGTGATAGTGGCCCACTGCTCCGCCTGGCATGCACCAACACCAAGAAGCTGGAGGAAACTGACTTTGTCCTTGCCTCTCTTGTCATTGTATCCTCACTGATGATTACTGCTGTGTCCTATAGCCACATAGTCCTGGCTGTCCTGCGCATCCCGTCTGCTTCAGGTTGTCAGAAGGCCTTCTCTACCTGTACCTCCCACTTGATGGTGGTGACTCTCTTCTATGGAAGTGCCATTTTTCTCTATGTGAGGCCATCACAGAGTGGCTCTGTGGGTACTAACTGGGCGGTGACAGTGGTAACAACATTTGTGACACCACTGCTGAATCCATTCATCTATGCCTTGCGCAATGAGCAAGTCaaggaagctttgaaagatgTGTTTAGGAAAGTGGTAGCAGGCTTTTGGGGGGATCTTTTACTTGCTAAGAATTTCAGTAAGGAAACAGTGGGGTGAAAGTGAGGGAATGTAATAACTAGTCTTAAGTCCAAGTTTTCtccattgtcattttctttcctatCATCATCACGGACATCATCAAATGACTGAGTTCTGGAACCACTAAAGAGCTCCAAAGTTATCAAGTGTATCTTTCTTCCCTTTCAGACAAAATTCTTTGATTCTATCTCATACATAAATCCATATTATTATTGATATGTCGTAATCAATACCATCATTACATCTTAAGACCTTCCAACCTGTGAGATCTTAACCTAAGGGTCTACGGTCACCAGGGAGTCTAAGGGTGGGCTCAGAAAATTTATAAACCCCAATAgtatgtaaattttatgtatttgagcCTATATGCATTTGTTTAGGAAGATAATTCATAGCTTCAGTCCAATTCTTAGAGGGATCTATGTGCGACTTTTGCCAAAAGTTAAAAACTGGTTAAAGTTTTCAGTTCAGCCTTCCAACTGTTTATGAAAATcaagaattttaagaaaaatttacttataatcataaaaataaaatagattatcTGGATACTTTTGTATACACTTTCCCCCCAAAATGCATTTACTGTTAGATGGAAAAGAGGTAAAGCAAATTTAACAAGCGATTTATTCACTTCTCCACAGCAATCCCAGGTGCCTTTGAAAAAGCAGATCAATGAGACATTTCATGTATAATAGCATTTAATgtgtttttctaatttgcacTTTATTACAAAGATGAATTAAAGACATTTCTACTTGTTTTGTCACTGGGTTGTgttcctttcatttgttcatctttttacattcttttatctGTTGtcttcaatcttcttttatttttagtaaaattgGGATTAGGATGAGGACCTGTAATATCAAAGAGCTAAGAATGCCAACTATTATTGTACCTATCAAGAACCAGAGTTTGTGGTAGATTTTTATCTACCTCATTCGATATTTGAAAGGGAATGGGGATTCCTACTTGTGGTGCCCTTGGA is from Diceros bicornis minor isolate mBicDic1 chromosome 5, mDicBic1.mat.cur, whole genome shotgun sequence and encodes:
- the LOC131405523 gene encoding olfactory receptor 6S1 produces the protein MAPAGNQSSGVTEFILAGFPNLNSTKAELFSVFLLVYLLTLTGNVLIVGVVGADTRLQTPMYFFLGNLSCLEILLTSVIIPKILSNFLSRQHTISFAACITQFYFYFFLGASEFLLLAVMSVDRYLAICHPLQYPLLMNGTVCFQVALACWMGGLLPVLGPTVVVALLPFCEQDAVVQHFFCDSGPLLRLACTNTKKLEETDFVLASLVIVSSLMITAVSYSHIVLAVLRIPSASGCQKAFSTCTSHLMVVTLFYGSAIFLYVRPSQSGSVGTNWAVTVVTTFVTPLLNPFIYALRNEQVKEALKDVFRKVVAGFWGDLLLAKNFSKETVG